The nucleotide sequence gtatatacatacacataaatatacatatctaTGTAATAATTGCTAAATAAAAGTAGAGGCTATAAAttggagagaaagcaaagaacGGTACATGGGAAGagttgaagggaagaaaaggaaaaacaatgtaattatattttaatttcaaaaaattaaaaaagacagtCTAGCCTTTGTCTTGTCAACCATACTCCAGTGGAGGACCACACTTCCATGAATATATGACCAGGTGAAATTGAACTTGATAGTTGAAAAACAGAGAGATGACACAAAGTTGGATAAGTAGAGAAGGGGTTCGTGTATCCAGGTGGAGTAAGAAGAAGCGTGAACatggtcaaaatacattgttcaaaattaaaagaaaaattttaaatatatataaaaaattcacATATTTTCAACAATCTTTCATCAAGGAAGAAGCAAAAGTTACAATCAGTTTGGAGACCAGCAAGATAGAAGCCAAAGGAGGAGGGATGGGAccatatgaaaataatttaattaaatgtatATAGAATAGTGTCACAATGAAactcacaaacacagaaaaagataaggaagaaaaaatataaaacaggcaAAAAAGTATTAAGTTTGCtgataaaaaactgaaaatacaacataaaaaaacATGGGCTAAAGCAGAGGTAATGTGGGGCTCACTGACAGAAGAGTTGCTAAGAATGccacctgggcatggtggcacccaGCACTATCCGCATCAGTCCAGAGTTAGGAGGCAGATTTCTGCAATTTAGAGACTTGCCTGTTCTATACAGCAAGTCCTGGGACATGCAGGGCTTCAcagtaagaccatgtctcaaaacaaagcagagaagtggtggtacataccttaatccagcactcaggaggcagaagcaggtgaatttctgagttcaaggccagcttggtctgcagagtgagttccaggatagccagagctacacagagaaatcctgtcttagaaATAACCACAACAAAATGAGAATGctagaggccctgagttccatccctagaatAGGACAGATGGTAATAgcaaatctttctcttttttttattgagaaatctttctttaaaaaagaaaattgagaaaaaaaaaagaaaattgaggggatgggagggagaactgtggttggaatgtaaaataaaattaaaaaaataaaaaatatgggtgagtaaatattatatttgtctttctgagtctgggttacctcacccaatatGGTTtcttctagatccacccatttgcatttgcatgcaaacttcaagaagtcattgcttttttttcccccactgtgtagtactttattgtgtaaatgtaccacattttctctgtccattcttcagttgaaggacatttaggttgttcccaggttctggctatgacaaacaatgctggtatgaacatagttgagcacatgtccttgtggtataattgagcatcctttgggtatatacccaacagtggtattattgggtcctGATGTagattgcttcctaattttctattcactcataagtggtttgaAGACATAAAGCAATGGAAATCCAGCCTACAGTCcaaaaccccagagaacttacacaacaaagaggaccctaagagagatatgaatctacataggaaggagaaaacgacaagatctcccgagtaaattgggagcgtcaCAATCACAGGAGGggacagaatgggagagaggaggaagggaggggagcggaaaaaaatgtatagtgcaataaaaacaataaaaagtggcACTGAAGGTTGATCATAGGGAGATGTGGATGGATGGAGTTGCTAAGAATAAAAGGGGTGGGGGTCACTCTCTTCAGGGGATTATTCGTCAATCTAAAAATCATGAGAACTACACTGTTTCTCTCTCAGTATCCATCCTTCCTCTGTGCTTATTCCCAAGATGAAACTGCACATGAACCTCACAGTCAGGTgttctgcttgtctctgctgctCTGCATCCACTTTGACGTATTAACATCTCTCTTGCCCAATATTCCTCGGGACTGGAGAGACAATTGGTCCTCATAAGGATCTCATGCTGTTGTACAGTTGGATTGACTGAAGCCATGACGGAGATTTCACAAGCGGACTCACTGAGGGAAGATGACGACTCAGGCACCCAAATCGTGAAATGGAGAGCTAAGGTCTACAGATATTTCCTCCTGGATATTGGCATGATGAGGACCAATTGAGCAGAGGTGAATGGAGTCGGGAAATAACACCATCTTTGAAGAATTGACTAGAGAATCTGGAGCCTGTCCAAGCCATAACATTGGGGAAATGAGAGCCAGGCCCTTAGGAAGGGCAGTTCCCCTTCCTGTGGCTATCCTGAAGTGTGTGACCACTTGACGTGGAGCTCCGAGTCTCCAAAAATCACATCACGTTTTCCAGTCCATCTGACCAGGCACTGtggccctctccacacacacagttgCCGTCACCGAGAAACTATGCCATGACTTTCACCTTTGCGGTCCTGCTCTGTTTGGGTGAGatgagaagagtgggaggaaacCGTGATCCAGAAGGAACTGTATAGCACAGCCCAAGACTTTCCCAGCAGAAAGTTCGAGGGGCACGGGAGGTGAGGTTCTCTGGAGGGAAGATCTTTCTGAGAGGTCAGGGTGAAATCCTGAACAGGGAACTTTCTTCCAGGATTGAGTCTGAGACCCAGGAGCCCAGTGCTGGCAGGTAAGTGTATACACGACTTTCCTAAGTCGTTCCTCCTTCCTTACGCTAGGCAGTAAGAATAGAGAGCAGCAGATACGGGCTAATCTTTGGATATGGGAATTGTGCAGGGCTAAGTGCTAGGATCTAATGCAGCATGTCCCAGGACACCTATCTACTGATTCTTTGTAGGAGTCTTACCAAAGCCGACCATCAAAGCTGAGCCAGGCTCTCTGGTCACTAGGGGAATGCAAGTGAACATCTCATGTATGGGGACTTCAGATGCACAGAAGTACcttctttttattaagaaatttaaaaatgtccAACATAGACAATCCTCAACAATACGTGGGGAGAAAGCTGTATTCTCCATAAACTCGATTGGACAATATGATGGAGGCCAATATTACTGTTTCTATGTGACCACTTCTGGCTGGTCAGCACAGAGTGACAACCTTGAGCTGGTAGTGACAGGTAAGAGGTACCTCCCCAGGCTCTATCTTCAGGAGGCCGGGACCGCTCTCAGGATGTCCCTTTCTTGCAGCCTAGCCTTGCTTGACAAGGTGGGCTTTGTGAGAATGTGAAAACTCTGTTTCTCTCCAAGGGATCTTTGAGAATAAACCCTGCCTATCAGTCCTGCCCAGATGTGTGGTGACCCCAGGAGAGAATGTGACCTTCAAGTGTTTCTCACAGGAGGAATATGACAGGTTCATTGTGATCAAGGAAGGAGAACTGAAGCACTCCATGATCATGGAGTCACAGAAGACATCGGCTGGGCAGTTCCAGGCCCTGTTCTTTGTGGGCCCTATGACTTCTAGCAGCAGTGGAACATTCAAATGTTATGGCTACTACAAGGCAAACCCACATGTTTGGTCAGAACCCAGTGACCACCTGGAAATACAAATCTTAGGTGAGTTAGTTCCACGATTGTCCCAATCATATTTGAAATGCTAATCTTTCTTTGAACCGTGCTGGGAGGATTTCTGAACCTTGAGGCAGAGTACCAGAGTGTGAGAGGCAGTTGCACCAACAAGGTaagctgggagagagaaaatTTGGGGGAGGAACTAGCTCCTTATTCACCTGCCTATGTTTCTTCCAGGGCTATCAAGAAAGCCAGTCCATATCCCAAACCATATCCTGGCCCCTTTAGAGACACTGATCATCCACGGTTGTCCTGATGCTGGCTGTGA is from Microtus pennsylvanicus isolate mMicPen1 chromosome 1, mMicPen1.hap1, whole genome shotgun sequence and encodes:
- the LOC142842450 gene encoding leukocyte immunoglobulin-like receptor subfamily A member 5, which encodes MTFTFAVLLCLGLSLRPRSPVLAGVLPKPTIKAEPGSLVTRGMQVNISCMGTSDAQKYLLFIKKFKNVQHRQSSTIRGEKAVFSINSIGQYDGGQYYCFYVTTSGWSAQSDNLELVVTGIFENKPCLSVLPRCVVTPGENVTFKCFSQEEYDRFIVIKEGELKHSMIMESQKTSAGQFQALFFVGPMTSSSSGTFKCYGYYKANPHVWSEPSDHLEIQILGSAMNIKLSKDACKPKTASDTQDHTVENLIRMGLAGLVFIILGTLLFEHWRNQSWTYHEAGK